One window of Botrimarina mediterranea genomic DNA carries:
- a CDS encoding TolC family protein yields MLQTLTKSITAALLLALPGSVLGQEMLRPPAAMIPARAGDEYTSPPRIPSSLDEMAALDRSALSTASVTYQLDDLLTLAANNNPTLVQARLHISSELGKALQAGLYPNPVFSYEGEQIFLDVAGDKDSPGEFQGGVLQQRFVTAGKLRLSREKYLRRAHVSEHLAMVQQFRVCNDVRIHFYNALAASETLAIRRELVRTAEDGAVTAQESYNMGQARRPEVRRANVMLQRARLDLLSAENTYNESFRRLASLVGTPIEVGVLSGELLPQCPPLSFDEALARLVAESPELAAARAKLAVDQATVQRERVQWVPDVVVRGGTGYNFDAKETVAVAGVSLEIPFYDRNQGTIRQAQADYMRQRREIERVELDLRNRLAMTYQQYLTGLQHAAEYESLILPELKAAYAELLQSYKENRVDWPDVLMAQHDYFDGRLTQVDNLLHARTQEVLIYGYLLHDGLMAAQGITPPGHIDSVPKPR; encoded by the coding sequence ATGCTCCAGACACTCACAAAGTCGATCACTGCGGCGCTACTGCTAGCACTCCCGGGGAGTGTCTTGGGCCAAGAAATGCTGCGTCCGCCTGCGGCGATGATTCCCGCCAGAGCGGGTGACGAGTATACGTCTCCGCCACGAATCCCTTCGTCGCTCGACGAAATGGCCGCGCTGGACCGCTCCGCGTTATCCACGGCCTCGGTTACCTATCAACTCGACGACCTGCTTACCCTTGCAGCGAACAACAACCCCACGCTCGTGCAGGCAAGACTGCACATCTCTTCCGAATTGGGCAAAGCGTTGCAAGCAGGCCTCTACCCAAACCCAGTTTTCTCTTACGAAGGCGAACAGATTTTTCTCGATGTCGCGGGAGACAAGGATTCGCCGGGTGAGTTTCAAGGGGGCGTTCTCCAGCAACGGTTCGTGACGGCAGGCAAGCTCCGCCTGAGTCGCGAGAAGTACCTGCGAAGGGCTCACGTTTCGGAGCATCTGGCGATGGTCCAGCAGTTCCGGGTCTGCAACGACGTGCGGATTCATTTCTACAACGCCTTGGCGGCAAGTGAGACGCTCGCCATCCGTCGTGAGCTGGTAAGAACCGCCGAGGACGGAGCAGTGACCGCCCAAGAGTCGTACAACATGGGCCAAGCGCGGCGACCCGAAGTGCGTCGTGCAAACGTCATGCTGCAACGCGCTCGGCTCGACTTGCTAAGTGCTGAAAACACTTACAACGAATCGTTTCGCCGGCTGGCGTCGCTAGTGGGAACACCGATCGAGGTTGGCGTCCTGTCAGGTGAGTTGCTCCCGCAGTGTCCGCCACTTTCGTTCGACGAGGCGTTGGCTCGCTTGGTGGCCGAGAGCCCCGAGCTGGCCGCCGCACGGGCTAAATTGGCAGTCGATCAGGCCACCGTCCAGCGTGAACGTGTCCAGTGGGTTCCCGATGTCGTGGTGCGTGGCGGTACGGGCTACAACTTTGATGCCAAGGAGACCGTGGCCGTGGCGGGCGTGTCGCTCGAAATTCCCTTCTACGACCGCAACCAGGGGACGATTCGCCAGGCACAGGCCGATTACATGCGTCAGCGACGGGAGATCGAACGTGTTGAACTCGACCTTCGCAATCGCCTCGCTATGACCTACCAGCAATACCTAACCGGCTTGCAGCACGCCGCGGAGTACGAAAGCCTCATCCTCCCCGAGCTGAAAGCGGCTTACGCCGAGCTGCTGCAAAGCTACAAGGAAAACCGTGTCGATTGGCCCGACGTGCTAATGGCGCAGCACGACTACTTTGACGGCCGATTGACCCAGGTCGATAATCTGCTACACGCCCGTACCCAGGAAGTGCTGATTTACGGCTATCTGCTTCACGACGGCTTGATGGCCGCGCAAGGAATCACTCCGCCCGGCCATATCGATTCGGTGCCGAAGCCGCGCTAG
- a CDS encoding copper oxidase, with the protein MSTSSNNHDQNPRRQFLKTSAMVAGGSLLSGLAGSQADAQEMVAMPGMKHEGGLPKPIGDAKAERPSGDRDSFDGYSRYKPSRGNSPDSDYYLGKLMPGFRSAEAESVPFVAPDLEKLPWKMVDGVKEFHLVPMAVEREFLPGYKMNVYGYNGSMPGPTIEVTQGDRVRIVVTNELPEPTTVHWHGLELPVQWDGASELTQNYIEPGGTFVYEFDVHEEGTYFYHSHVPMQEANGAVGWFIIHPKKAFEPPVDRDFGLIFQNFFIEPSQTIADSWKMDWNWHTINGRSGPYTTPLVCKHGERVRIRIMNFAPMQHHPIHLHGHTFWITGHEGARIPKSAWVPRNTELIGIAQATDFEFVANNPGDWMFHCHMVHHMMNHMTRQVGPRVRDTTVDRYMANLDVHPSVALTKEDPGFRTPGYPQKMQGMSMSDEFMRTIWNRREVQGMRSMWPMAVMGLMTVLRVLPEDLYQIVMESDDEVEKGAVFAEIVRRFGTPGRYEAAPVMMKGMM; encoded by the coding sequence ATGAGCACGTCTTCCAACAATCACGATCAAAATCCGCGTCGGCAGTTCCTCAAGACTTCCGCGATGGTCGCTGGCGGTTCGCTGCTGAGCGGACTTGCGGGAAGTCAAGCGGATGCTCAAGAGATGGTGGCGATGCCGGGCATGAAGCACGAGGGAGGCTTGCCCAAGCCGATTGGCGACGCAAAAGCCGAACGTCCCTCGGGCGATCGCGACTCATTCGACGGCTACTCTCGCTACAAGCCCAGTCGTGGGAACAGTCCCGACTCGGACTATTACCTCGGAAAGCTAATGCCCGGTTTCCGCAGTGCGGAGGCCGAGTCGGTTCCCTTTGTAGCTCCGGACCTGGAAAAGCTGCCGTGGAAGATGGTTGACGGGGTCAAGGAGTTTCACCTCGTCCCGATGGCGGTCGAGCGCGAGTTTCTGCCTGGGTACAAAATGAACGTCTACGGCTACAACGGCAGCATGCCCGGGCCGACAATCGAGGTCACGCAAGGCGACCGTGTGAGGATCGTGGTCACCAACGAGCTGCCCGAACCGACCACCGTCCATTGGCACGGGCTGGAACTTCCCGTTCAGTGGGACGGGGCTTCGGAGCTGACTCAAAACTACATCGAACCAGGTGGGACTTTCGTCTACGAGTTCGATGTCCACGAAGAAGGCACGTACTTCTACCACTCGCACGTGCCGATGCAGGAGGCGAACGGCGCCGTAGGTTGGTTTATTATCCACCCCAAGAAAGCTTTCGAACCGCCTGTTGATCGCGACTTTGGGCTGATCTTCCAGAACTTCTTCATCGAGCCTTCGCAGACAATCGCCGACTCGTGGAAGATGGATTGGAATTGGCACACCATCAATGGACGTAGCGGTCCGTATACAACGCCGCTAGTGTGCAAGCACGGTGAGCGGGTCCGCATCCGCATCATGAACTTTGCGCCGATGCAGCACCACCCGATCCACTTGCACGGTCACACGTTCTGGATCACCGGCCATGAAGGGGCACGCATTCCTAAGAGCGCTTGGGTGCCGCGAAACACCGAACTGATCGGAATCGCTCAGGCAACGGACTTTGAATTCGTCGCCAACAATCCGGGCGACTGGATGTTCCATTGCCACATGGTCCATCACATGATGAACCACATGACCCGACAGGTCGGTCCGCGAGTCCGCGACACTACGGTTGATCGCTACATGGCCAACCTGGACGTTCATCCGTCGGTTGCTCTGACGAAGGAAGACCCCGGTTTCCGAACCCCCGGCTATCCCCAAAAGATGCAGGGGATGAGCATGTCCGACGAGTTCATGCGGACGATTTGGAACCGCCGCGAAGTGCAGGGGATGCGGTCCATGTGGCCGATGGCGGTCATGGGCCTGATGACGGTGCTCCGCGTGCTGCCGGAAGACCTTTACCAGATTGTGATGGAGAGCGACGACGAGGTGGAGAAGGGGGCCGTGTTCGCCGAAATCGTCCGCCGATTCGGGACGCCCGGCCGCTACGAGGCTGCGCCGGTGATGATGAAAGGGATGATGTAG
- a CDS encoding tyrosine-type recombinase/integrase, whose product MPNLVNRPPKYRFHKSTGQAVVSIDGKAIQLGPFNSSRSFERYEELIKDWRRRRDDQRPDLAELDPYSVVTVKQLRARLREGHAVTLNELALVYEEHAHSYYRKNGKITREGEQVSEILRFLLRHYGDEDAAEFGPVKLKDFRELMIDPKGWSRKHINENVNRIRRLFAWACENELVLPAVHQALQAVAGLKKGRSNARETKRVTVIDDATVTATLQHAPEIIADMVRFQRLTGTRPGEVCNLRPCDIDRTGEIWVYEPDEHKMEHYGTQRLVMIGPKSQAVLRPYLERADKTFCFVPAETAWMAKRRRGAEGAAESFETILARAHFVARKRGATKPYDAGSYRLAVNRAALKAGVEKWSPNRLRHTAATEVRKQFGLEAAQVVCGHQSADITQVYAERDLALAIKVAQSLG is encoded by the coding sequence GTGCCCAACCTCGTTAACCGTCCGCCCAAGTACCGTTTTCACAAGAGCACCGGCCAGGCTGTCGTCTCGATTGACGGCAAAGCCATCCAGCTGGGGCCCTTCAACTCGTCGCGCAGTTTCGAGCGCTACGAGGAGCTTATCAAGGACTGGCGCCGTCGCCGAGACGATCAGCGCCCCGACCTCGCCGAGCTCGACCCCTACTCGGTCGTCACCGTCAAGCAGCTCCGTGCACGGCTGCGCGAAGGTCATGCGGTTACGCTCAACGAGCTGGCCCTGGTCTACGAGGAGCACGCCCACTCGTACTACCGAAAGAATGGCAAGATCACGCGGGAGGGTGAGCAGGTCAGCGAGATCCTGCGGTTTCTCCTGCGGCATTACGGCGACGAAGACGCCGCTGAGTTTGGGCCGGTAAAGCTCAAAGACTTCCGCGAGCTGATGATCGACCCGAAGGGGTGGTCTAGAAAGCACATCAACGAGAACGTCAACCGCATCCGCCGGTTGTTCGCCTGGGCCTGCGAGAACGAGTTGGTCTTGCCGGCCGTGCACCAGGCGTTGCAGGCGGTCGCCGGCCTCAAGAAGGGTCGGAGCAACGCCCGAGAGACGAAGCGCGTCACCGTAATCGATGACGCGACCGTCACCGCCACGCTACAGCACGCGCCGGAGATCATCGCCGACATGGTGCGGTTTCAGCGGCTCACGGGAACGCGGCCGGGCGAAGTGTGCAACCTACGCCCCTGCGACATCGACCGCACGGGCGAAATTTGGGTCTACGAGCCGGACGAGCACAAGATGGAGCACTACGGCACTCAGAGGCTGGTGATGATCGGGCCGAAGAGCCAGGCGGTGCTGCGGCCCTACCTCGAAAGGGCGGACAAGACGTTTTGCTTCGTCCCGGCCGAAACGGCTTGGATGGCCAAGCGCCGGCGGGGCGCCGAGGGAGCGGCTGAGTCGTTCGAGACAATCCTCGCGCGGGCCCACTTCGTCGCCAGGAAGCGCGGCGCCACGAAGCCCTATGACGCGGGAAGCTATCGGCTGGCGGTGAATCGGGCCGCGCTAAAAGCCGGTGTCGAAAAGTGGTCGCCGAACCGGTTGCGGCATACGGCGGCGACCGAGGTGCGGAAGCAGTTCGGGCTCGAGGCGGCCCAGGTGGTTTGTGGGCATCAAAGCGCGGACATCACGCAAGTTTACGCGGAGCGCGATCTGGCACTGGCGATCAAGGTAGCTCAATCACTCGGGTAA
- a CDS encoding S8 family peptidase has protein sequence MREGLQFLPLVFGESEEFELPLERLEDERNGVRVVNMRVEGDQRRYLVAVPDSQVAEFVKKFREYQTDDTAKGKPKNEPLAAGTASIGSGDLADYWTEVGESLPAGDETFWWEVWLDEDARDEVEKESAEGVEEWFRRVAKTQSILLSDRAVSFPERVVVLAFASLDQWRAFPGLLRHLAEFRRANLVASEFTRLAPSSQAEFVEDLLERVRFADAQAPTVCLLDTGVNRGHPLLAPALASGDNQAYVSSWRTSDDTGHGTEMAGVALYGDLAKKLASDRRYQLRHRLEAVKVLPPSGKNEPPDYGPITVGGMAKAELRKPKRRRVFCMAVTADGGDLWWPTLWSAQIDQATAGGEEGERRLVVLAAGNVREEVGKNYPNENYLSSVEDPSQAWNALTVGAYTKLAWLDEDGLAGYRPVAEPGGLSPASRTSYCWSGSAWPYKPDVVFEGGNYAVNEQGFVTSSEDLELLTTQSSAEGDALLGTVRDTSAATALAARMAAQLMAEYPTFWPETIRGLMVHSADWTRQMRKEFPHSRRKERLRVYGMGVPNMARARRSASGYATMVVQGIIQPFRMEGSQGKSHEMHLHDLPLPRKVLQELGNTSVKMRVTLSYYIEPNPPRRGEVAKYQYASHGLRFSVKRPTESYEQMLKRLSRAAWSDGERLRRRRDESVVKDERHWELGPESVAVRGSVHSDYWRGTAAELADSALVGVYPVTGWWRYRRDASVVEQKTRYALVVSISTDSSNVDLVQAIQAEIAAQVPIASDIDIDIET, from the coding sequence GTGCGGGAGGGATTGCAGTTCCTGCCGCTGGTGTTTGGCGAGAGCGAAGAGTTTGAGCTGCCGCTAGAGCGTTTGGAGGACGAGCGTAACGGCGTACGCGTCGTCAACATGCGAGTGGAGGGGGACCAGCGTCGCTACTTGGTCGCCGTCCCCGATTCTCAAGTTGCCGAGTTCGTCAAGAAGTTCCGAGAATATCAGACCGACGACACGGCCAAAGGGAAGCCGAAGAATGAGCCGTTGGCGGCGGGGACGGCTTCCATCGGCTCCGGTGACTTGGCCGATTACTGGACCGAGGTGGGCGAGAGTCTTCCCGCAGGCGACGAAACCTTTTGGTGGGAAGTCTGGCTTGACGAGGACGCCCGGGATGAGGTGGAAAAGGAGTCTGCCGAAGGGGTGGAGGAATGGTTCCGACGGGTCGCCAAAACGCAATCGATTCTGTTAAGCGACCGGGCGGTCTCCTTTCCCGAACGGGTCGTGGTCCTCGCGTTCGCGTCGCTCGACCAGTGGCGAGCGTTCCCTGGCTTGCTCCGCCATCTCGCCGAGTTCCGTCGAGCAAACCTTGTCGCTAGCGAATTCACCCGCCTTGCGCCGAGCAGTCAAGCTGAGTTCGTAGAGGATCTGCTAGAGCGGGTCCGGTTCGCCGACGCCCAGGCGCCGACGGTTTGTTTGCTCGATACGGGCGTCAATCGAGGCCATCCGCTTCTCGCGCCCGCCCTGGCGAGCGGCGACAACCAAGCGTACGTCTCGTCGTGGCGAACAAGCGATGACACGGGACACGGCACCGAAATGGCCGGCGTCGCCCTCTACGGAGACCTCGCCAAGAAACTGGCCAGCGACCGTCGCTATCAATTGCGGCACCGACTAGAAGCGGTCAAGGTCTTGCCCCCGAGCGGCAAGAACGAGCCACCCGACTACGGCCCTATCACGGTTGGCGGGATGGCGAAGGCCGAGCTGCGCAAGCCGAAGCGGCGACGGGTGTTCTGCATGGCGGTCACCGCCGATGGCGGCGACTTGTGGTGGCCAACACTGTGGTCGGCGCAGATCGATCAAGCAACGGCTGGCGGCGAGGAAGGCGAGCGGCGACTGGTGGTGCTGGCCGCTGGGAATGTCCGCGAAGAGGTAGGCAAGAATTACCCCAACGAGAACTACTTGAGCAGCGTCGAGGACCCCTCGCAGGCGTGGAACGCACTCACCGTAGGGGCGTACACGAAGCTTGCATGGCTCGACGAAGACGGGCTAGCGGGATACCGACCGGTGGCGGAGCCGGGCGGTCTGTCGCCCGCGAGTCGTACGTCGTATTGCTGGAGCGGTTCGGCTTGGCCGTACAAACCGGATGTCGTCTTCGAAGGGGGCAACTACGCGGTCAACGAGCAGGGGTTTGTTACGAGCAGCGAGGACCTTGAGTTGCTGACGACTCAGTCGTCGGCCGAGGGGGACGCCTTGCTGGGAACGGTCCGCGACACCTCCGCGGCGACGGCGCTTGCGGCGCGGATGGCGGCGCAGCTTATGGCCGAGTATCCCACGTTCTGGCCGGAGACGATTCGGGGTTTGATGGTCCACTCGGCTGATTGGACACGACAGATGCGGAAGGAATTTCCTCACAGCCGTCGCAAGGAGCGCCTGCGGGTCTACGGGATGGGGGTGCCCAACATGGCCCGCGCCCGTCGGTCGGCAAGCGGCTACGCGACGATGGTCGTCCAGGGCATTATCCAGCCTTTCCGCATGGAGGGGAGCCAAGGGAAGTCGCACGAGATGCACTTACACGATCTGCCGTTGCCGCGGAAAGTACTCCAAGAGCTAGGCAACACGTCGGTCAAGATGCGCGTCACGTTATCGTACTACATCGAGCCAAACCCACCGCGCCGTGGTGAGGTCGCCAAGTACCAGTACGCCTCCCACGGATTGCGTTTTTCCGTAAAGCGACCGACTGAGTCCTACGAGCAGATGCTCAAACGACTGTCGCGTGCCGCGTGGTCGGATGGGGAACGGCTTCGAAGACGTCGTGACGAGAGCGTCGTCAAGGATGAACGCCATTGGGAGTTGGGGCCAGAGTCAGTCGCCGTGCGTGGTTCGGTCCATTCCGACTACTGGCGTGGAACAGCAGCGGAACTCGCTGATTCAGCGCTAGTCGGTGTCTACCCGGTTACTGGTTGGTGGCGCTACCGCCGTGACGCGAGCGTCGTCGAGCAGAAGACGAGGTACGCACTCGTCGTGAGCATCTCGACCGATTCGAGCAATGTAGATCTTGTGCAGGCAATCCAGGCAGAGATCGCGGCCCAGGTTCCGATTGCCTCAGATATAGACATCGATATTGAGACTTAG
- a CDS encoding heavy metal translocating P-type ATPase: MQTELDPVCGMTVDPNTAISLESKGETHYFCSESCRDRFAAQKNESDSAESKTGSCCEPSNKPSPKQRAESSPQSPAGRIYTCPMHPEVEQIGPGSCPKCGMDLEPKTISRDDGEESDATEADMTRRFWVGVALSLPLLVLTMGPMVGLPIRGWLSPTVEGWLQLLLATPVVLWSGWPLLVRGWQSVLHRSPNMFTLVALGTLTAFGFSLLAVIFPTLIPTAFYEAGRPPLYFEAAAVIITLVLLGQVLELRARKRTSGAIRELLELAPDTAHRVTDSGEEDVPLDAVQAGDRLRVRPGEKTPVDGIVREGKSSVDESMLTGEPTPVEKSVGDKVSAGTLNQTGTLLIEAEQVGSETVLSRIVDMVAAAQRSRAPIQSLVDTVAAWFVPIVIVTAIVAFGVWATIGPEPRLAHALLAAVSVLIIACPCALGLATPMSIMVGVGRGAREGVLIKDAQVLETMEKVDTIIVDKTGTLTEGRPRVTEVIPAEGTSEAELLSLAAAVEQSSEHPLARAVVEGAKDRELDVPVADGFNSTTGGGVEGTVEGRRVLVGKRGFLVSNDIKLSSDLDERSQSLQEQGRTVVFVAAEGRQLGLLAISDPIKQSTPHAIRRLHELGLELVMLTGDAEATARAVANELGIDEYSAGVSPEDKHDYVRKLREQGKVVAMAGDGINDAPALAAADVGVAMGTGSDVAIESAGVTLVGGDLRGVIKAAALSRATMQNIRQNLFFAFGYNALGIPIAAGVLYPVFGWLLSPMIAAAAMSLSSVSVIGNALRLRGAKL, encoded by the coding sequence ATGCAAACCGAGTTGGACCCCGTCTGCGGGATGACAGTCGATCCCAACACTGCGATCTCGCTCGAATCAAAAGGAGAGACGCACTACTTTTGCAGCGAGAGCTGCCGTGATCGCTTCGCCGCGCAGAAGAACGAGTCTGATTCAGCGGAATCCAAAACGGGAAGTTGCTGCGAACCGAGCAACAAGCCCAGTCCGAAACAAAGAGCTGAATCGTCTCCTCAATCCCCAGCAGGACGCATCTACACCTGCCCGATGCACCCCGAGGTGGAACAGATCGGCCCAGGGAGTTGCCCGAAGTGCGGGATGGACCTGGAACCGAAGACCATTTCGCGTGACGACGGCGAGGAATCGGACGCCACGGAAGCGGACATGACACGGCGATTCTGGGTGGGCGTCGCGCTGAGCTTGCCGCTGCTGGTGTTAACGATGGGACCCATGGTTGGACTGCCAATTCGTGGTTGGCTTTCGCCGACTGTCGAAGGTTGGCTCCAACTGCTGTTGGCGACCCCCGTTGTGCTATGGAGCGGCTGGCCCCTGCTGGTGCGTGGATGGCAATCGGTGCTCCATCGCAGCCCCAACATGTTCACGCTCGTCGCGCTCGGCACGCTCACGGCGTTCGGGTTCAGCCTGCTGGCTGTCATCTTTCCGACACTGATCCCCACCGCGTTCTATGAAGCTGGCCGCCCGCCGCTCTACTTCGAGGCGGCAGCAGTGATCATCACGCTCGTGCTACTGGGTCAGGTCCTGGAGCTTCGTGCCAGGAAACGAACCAGCGGCGCGATCCGCGAACTGTTGGAGCTTGCGCCCGATACGGCCCATCGCGTCACCGACAGCGGCGAAGAGGATGTGCCGCTCGACGCGGTGCAAGCCGGCGACCGACTACGCGTGCGACCCGGCGAGAAGACTCCGGTCGACGGCATCGTGCGTGAAGGGAAAAGCTCGGTCGATGAATCGATGCTCACGGGAGAGCCAACCCCAGTCGAAAAATCTGTGGGAGACAAAGTCTCTGCCGGGACACTGAACCAAACAGGCACGCTGCTCATCGAAGCCGAGCAGGTCGGCTCGGAGACGGTGCTGAGTCGCATCGTCGATATGGTGGCTGCGGCACAGCGGAGCCGCGCGCCGATTCAGAGTCTCGTTGATACGGTGGCCGCATGGTTTGTTCCGATCGTCATTGTTACTGCCATCGTCGCGTTCGGTGTGTGGGCGACGATTGGACCCGAGCCGCGGCTGGCGCACGCTCTCTTGGCCGCCGTCTCCGTCCTGATTATCGCGTGCCCCTGCGCCCTGGGATTGGCGACGCCGATGTCGATTATGGTGGGTGTTGGTCGCGGAGCCCGCGAGGGCGTGCTAATCAAAGACGCCCAAGTGCTGGAGACGATGGAGAAGGTGGACACCATCATCGTCGATAAGACCGGTACGCTGACTGAGGGCCGACCCCGCGTGACGGAGGTGATCCCCGCCGAGGGAACCAGCGAAGCGGAGTTGCTTTCGCTCGCGGCAGCCGTCGAACAGTCGAGTGAGCATCCGCTGGCGCGCGCTGTCGTTGAAGGAGCCAAGGATCGCGAACTAGACGTGCCTGTCGCCGACGGATTCAACAGCACAACAGGCGGTGGAGTAGAAGGCACGGTAGAAGGACGACGCGTCTTGGTCGGCAAACGCGGTTTCCTGGTGAGCAATGACATCAAACTCTCTTCCGACCTTGACGAGCGAAGTCAGTCGCTTCAAGAGCAGGGACGGACGGTGGTGTTCGTCGCGGCGGAGGGTCGCCAACTCGGGCTGCTGGCCATCTCGGACCCGATCAAGCAATCGACGCCCCACGCGATACGCCGTCTGCACGAGCTGGGTTTGGAACTCGTCATGCTTACCGGCGACGCCGAGGCGACCGCCAGAGCGGTGGCCAACGAGCTGGGCATCGACGAGTACTCGGCGGGCGTGTCGCCCGAGGATAAGCACGACTACGTCCGCAAGCTCCGTGAGCAAGGCAAAGTCGTCGCAATGGCCGGTGACGGCATCAACGACGCCCCCGCACTCGCGGCGGCCGATGTCGGCGTCGCGATGGGCACTGGCAGCGACGTCGCGATCGAGTCGGCGGGCGTGACGCTTGTTGGGGGCGACCTGCGGGGTGTCATTAAGGCGGCTGCGTTGAGTCGCGCCACGATGCAGAACATCCGCCAAAACCTGTTCTTCGCGTTCGGCTACAACGCCCTGGGCATCCCGATCGCGGCCGGCGTGCTCTACCCCGTGTTCGGTTGGTTGCTGAGCCCGATGATCGCCGCCGCGGCGATGAGCCTCAGCAGCGTTTCGGTCATCGGCAACGCCTTGAGGTTACGGGGGGCAAAACTCTAG
- a CDS encoding AAA family ATPase — protein sequence MMATAQQIKSLLKSYGDADNERFVSVALQIAAHEARGGKGKLASELKRLVDEIRNKQHSVQPGGSVPIARPHGELATLLAASYPRTHLSEMVLGESQAAQLHQVLVEYRQQSKLREHGLEAKRKLLLVGPPGVGKTMTSWALAGELKLPHFTVQFHSLITKYMGETAAKLFAVFEAMRHTRGVYLFDEFDAIGAMRGSQHDVGEIRRVLNSFLQFLEQDDSDSLVIAATNLEALLDEALFRRFDEVITYHLPGAIEIANLLANRLAAFTVDQTSLEQLGKQAVGLSHAEVARVADEAAKGAVLADSRTIVVQVLGDAITSRLERKRSLSRG from the coding sequence ATGATGGCGACCGCCCAGCAGATCAAATCACTCCTCAAGAGCTACGGCGACGCCGACAACGAGCGTTTCGTTTCCGTGGCGCTCCAGATCGCTGCGCACGAAGCCCGCGGCGGGAAAGGGAAGCTGGCGAGCGAGCTGAAGCGGCTCGTGGACGAGATACGAAACAAGCAGCACTCGGTGCAACCGGGGGGCTCCGTGCCAATCGCCCGGCCTCACGGCGAACTGGCGACCCTGTTGGCGGCGAGCTACCCGCGAACCCACCTAAGTGAGATGGTTTTGGGGGAAAGCCAAGCGGCGCAGCTTCACCAAGTGCTCGTCGAGTACCGACAACAATCCAAGCTCCGCGAGCATGGCCTGGAGGCCAAACGCAAGCTCTTGCTCGTCGGACCTCCGGGGGTCGGCAAGACGATGACCTCTTGGGCTCTGGCGGGCGAGTTGAAACTGCCTCACTTCACTGTGCAGTTCCATTCGCTGATCACCAAATACATGGGCGAGACGGCCGCCAAGTTGTTCGCCGTGTTCGAAGCGATGCGTCACACCCGCGGCGTCTATCTGTTTGATGAGTTTGACGCCATCGGCGCGATGCGCGGTAGTCAGCACGATGTGGGGGAAATCCGCCGCGTGCTAAACTCGTTCTTGCAGTTTTTGGAGCAGGACGATTCGGATAGCCTTGTCATCGCGGCGACAAACCTGGAAGCGTTGCTAGACGAAGCGCTGTTCCGACGGTTCGACGAAGTCATCACCTACCACCTCCCTGGCGCGATCGAGATCGCCAATCTGCTTGCCAATCGCCTGGCGGCGTTCACCGTTGATCAAACTTCGCTAGAGCAATTGGGGAAGCAGGCGGTGGGCCTGAGCCATGCCGAAGTCGCTCGCGTCGCAGACGAGGCGGCTAAGGGGGCTGTGCTCGCCGATAGCCGTACCATAGTCGTGCAGGTCCTGGGCGACGCGATCACATCTCGACTAGAGCGGAAGCGTTCACTGAGCCGAGGCTAA
- a CDS encoding four-helix bundle copper-binding protein, with the protein MASNPSYSKCVEACQECATTCLANVVAMLGKESKNACPRCCLECAAICTLCVHAMTIDAKFASDYCRLCAEVCQWCAEECAAHDHDHCQKCAEACRRCAEAGQSVAA; encoded by the coding sequence ATGGCATCCAATCCTTCCTACTCGAAGTGTGTCGAAGCGTGCCAAGAGTGTGCGACCACTTGTTTGGCGAATGTCGTCGCGATGCTCGGCAAAGAGAGCAAGAATGCCTGCCCCAGGTGCTGCTTGGAGTGCGCTGCGATCTGCACGCTCTGCGTCCATGCGATGACCATCGACGCGAAATTCGCGAGCGATTACTGCCGCCTTTGTGCCGAGGTTTGCCAGTGGTGCGCCGAGGAATGCGCCGCCCACGATCACGACCACTGCCAGAAGTGTGCGGAGGCTTGCCGCCGTTGCGCCGAAGCGGGCCAATCGGTTGCAGCTTAG
- a CDS encoding HNH endonuclease, translating to MPPPGPMTMSCETGRSVFAYPTDAHIRRHGPIGYTHYPSFKPWLRDEFSFRCVYCLLRERWYPNGPDSFGVDHVVPKSVELTLVCAYDNLVYACNRCNSAKLTAQVLDPCVDGLGNHLRIEDNGVATALTKEGEYAIDAFNLNDARLQKYRREVINKICRWEENDDHESLTWDLGYPSSLPRLDILRCKSNARPEGISESHFDRHSRGELPDRY from the coding sequence ATGCCCCCTCCCGGGCCAATGACTATGTCGTGTGAGACAGGACGATCCGTCTTTGCATATCCGACCGATGCCCACATTCGGCGCCACGGTCCCATCGGATATACCCATTACCCTTCCTTCAAGCCCTGGTTAAGAGACGAGTTTTCCTTTCGGTGCGTGTACTGCTTACTGCGAGAGCGTTGGTATCCCAACGGTCCGGATAGTTTTGGCGTCGATCATGTCGTTCCCAAGAGCGTCGAGCTAACGCTGGTGTGTGCGTATGACAATCTTGTGTACGCTTGCAACCGTTGCAACTCCGCCAAACTGACTGCACAAGTGCTTGACCCTTGTGTTGATGGATTGGGAAATCATCTGCGGATTGAAGACAACGGAGTTGCTACGGCTCTGACTAAGGAGGGAGAGTATGCGATAGATGCATTCAACCTTAACGACGCTCGCCTCCAGAAGTACCGGCGAGAAGTAATAAACAAGATTTGCCGCTGGGAGGAGAATGACGATCATGAATCGTTGACATGGGACCTAGGATATCCATCGAGTTTACCGCGTCTGGATATATTGCGATGTAAGAGCAACGCTCGCCCAGAGGGCATTTCCGAATCGCACTTTGATCGTCATAGCCGTGGCGAACTGCCCGACAGGTATTAG